The genomic window aggctgaggtcctctttcatgccccgtgccatcagggggtacaatgactctctcaggaggagcggggggggtgTGGCAAGGTCAaaacggggttgaatggatttaatttaatttaattttatactgttgatattttttttattttatactgttttatattttaatttaattttacactgtttatattttaattttatactgtttatattttaattttatactgtttatattttaatttaatactgttatattttttaattttatactgtttattttattttttaattttatagtgtttatattttagttatagtttagtatataagtcctgttagcgctgcatgtgtctgttagtgtagtgtatgtcttgcggtatgtcctgtgatgtcagtgtgtatatatatatatatatgctcctactaccacggggaccacattaaccttgaccttccacatctgttccagctgttctttcaacccttgatatttctcattcttttcgtgttccttcttcctgatgttggcgtcagctggaatcgccacatctatcaccactgctctcttctgctctttgtccatcaccactatgtccggtttgttagccagcagctgtttgtcggtctggaagctgaagtcccacaggatcttagccttgtcgttctcaaccaccttcggtggtatgtcccattgggatttgggtacttctagtccataccgggtacagatgttcctgtacactatcacagctacttggttgtgccgttccatgtatgctgagctggcgagcatcttacaccctgctaccacatgctggactgactctggggcttctttacatagcctgcaccttgggtcagatctactgtggtagatattggcctctattgctcttgtacttagggcctgttcttgtgctgccatgatcagtgcctctgtgctgtttgtcagtccagctttattcagccattggtaggtcttcttgatatcagccacttcctctatctgacggtggtacatgccgtgtaggggcttgtccctccatgttgtctcctcctcttcctcctcaggtttctgctgtctaaggcattcactgagcagttcatctgttggggccatcttcctcatgtactcttggattttcgatgtttcatcctggacagtggccctgatgctcactagtcctcggcctccctctttcggcttagtgtacagcctcaggatgctggacttggggtgaaaccctccatgcatggtgaggagctttctagtctggatatctgtggcttctatctcctcctttggccagcttatgatcccagcggggtatctgatgacaggcagtgcatacatgttgatggctcggaccttgttcttgccattcagctgacttctcaggacttgccttactctctggaggtatttggctgtggatgacttccttgcggcctcttcatggttgccattagcctgtgggattccaaggtatttgtagctgtccttgatgtcttctatcctgccccctggtaggttgaccccttcagttctgatcatcttgcctcttcttgataccatccggccacgtttgtctaatccgaatgacatccctatgtcgttgctgtagatcctggtggtgtggatcagtgagtcaatttctcgctcattcctggcatacagcttgatgtcatccatgtagaggagatggctgattgttgtcccgcttcggaattggcatccgtagccactctttgtgatgatgtgactgagggggttcaggcctatgcagaacagcagtggtgatagtgcatccccttggtatatgccgcacttgatgttaacttgggcaactggcttggagttagtctccagggttgtcttccacttccccattgagttcttgatgaaggctcttagtgtcctgttgatcttgtacagttccagacattccagtatccatgtgtgtggcattgagtcgtaggctttctggtagtcaatccaggcggtgcacaagttggtctgcctattcttacagtctctgtgtactgctctgtccaccagtagctggtgcttggctcccctggtgttattaccaactcctttctgtgccccactcatatattgacccatgtgcctactcatcttagctgccatgatgcctgacaggagcttccatgttgtactgagacaggttagtggccggtagttggatggggtagattccttctgtgggtctgtcatgatcaggactgtcctgccttcagtcaaccattctgggtgcgtcccatcccttagcagctggttcatctgtgctgctagacgctcgtggagtgctgtcagcttctttagccagtatgtgtggatcatatcggggcccggtgctgaccaactcttcatctttgacactctttcttggatgtctgccattgagatggttactgattcttgttctgggaggcagctgtggtcagtccttaggtccactagccactgggcatcggtgttgtgtgatgcatttctttcccatatgcccttccagtatttctccacctcagctcttggtgggtctggccggatgctatttccctgccactgagagaacacctttgctggttgaatggagaaggtcttgtttattctcctggcctcaatgtccttggtgtatcgcttcagtcgggtagccagagccgttagtctctgtttggcagtttcgagtgcttcaggtatggagagcttgctgtatttcctgggtgcccctttattaaccatgttccccttctgtagctcggctagctggctgacttctctccgtgtcgcctttatcttggcctctaaccgtctcttccatggagggtattgtttgttatgccctgtgttgatcttatatcccagcatttcgaggattactgttgctgtactgtggatcagcttgttggtctcagttatgttccctgtggggatggttcttattgcagcattcacatcttctagcagatcttctgaaggtacttgacaacttagcttcggtatttgtcggaggctccaggtttctattggggtcacgatcttccttcgcaggtcagcagctcttgtattgaggctgtctatgtctcttggggcttggtacccaatcacggattgtgggggggttgatatccccccgctgacctggcgtcctggctcccccttgccgtagcattgttgttgtatttcatcgatctctagttgtgacagcagttttcggttacggatgttggaacactgggctaacagctgtttcttcgttagccttgattgtgggtttcgaagcatccattggtcccacattcgccccatatatcccctctctctgggattacttgtgtagtagcattccaacaactctgtattctccgcccttgtccatgtgtgtcttgttccagtagcccatttctcatcagattgccctggttccctagcatctgacgcggaccttgttaatccgggcgacgtccgagccggtatgactctgtcattattgtgttcactcatatttttgaggtaggctcgtatagcattaagggtcttgcctaaggaccctcactggatagtgcccgccatgtctggggttcgaagccacgcccacgccctcctgcattccagaccacgcccctttctgcattttgtgtacgttgatatatatatatatatatatatatatatatatatatatatatatatatatatatatatatatatatatacacacacactgatttataTGTACGTATATATAAATCAGTGTTCTGCTTTGAAAATGACACTTGAGTACAACTGAATAGTTCTTTTGGAATTATCACCTGACTGCATCTaaggatttttttcattatgaatGGAGATTATTTCCTTAATTATTTAAGTGTTTTGGCCTCTAGAAATTCTATAAATAGTGAGCATTGCTTTCACACTTAGCTGTTGTTGCTAACGGCCACCTAAACAAGCAATATCGCTTCTCTAAAAGTGGCGACACGGCCTCACTTCACAGACGTCAAGTTTGGTTTCAGCTGCAATCATGTGATCAACGTCTGTTCAACACACAATAATAGACCGTCACACATCAGAAAGCAATAAGcaatcattaaaaaacaaactttttcagCGGTAAGAAGAGACCTAAAGATTGGAACAGATGCAGCAGGAGAGCCTGTGTCATTACTTTGCTTCCTGACCGTATTGTCCTGGttctgcgccccccccccccagccctcaGGGTTTGTTTTGGCAGCTCTGGGTGTCTGCTGTGTATGTGTTCATTTTCACCCCTGATTCTGCTGACGCGGCCCGACCCACCATGAGATAATTCCATTCCAAAGGGATCCTGGCTAAAGCCTCTCTTTCTGGCTCTCAGGTATAAAAAGAGGCGTCATCCGCATACAGAGAACGAATCGCTGCGGAAACATCCCTCGCTCTTCATCCACATTTCGTTCTCTCTATCTTGCCTCGCATCCCTTCTCCTACCTgctgaacttctgagcaggtcAACCTATCATCCTAAGCCAAGCCAAACCAGGATAGATCCAACCGCCTCTGATCACCATGGATATTTCCATCCAACGCCCCTGGTTCAGACGCAACCTGAGTTCAGCCTACCCCGCCCGACTCTTCGACCAGTTTTTTGGAGAGGGcatgtttgactttgacctCTACCCCTacaccacctccaccatcaGCCCCTATTACAGACAGTCACTGTTCCGCAGCTTCTTGGATTCTTCCAACTCTGGCATCTCTGAGGTAAAGATGGTAGACTTAAGCTATTTCATGTTCGAAAGAACATCACAACTCTACAAACtaatattagtgtgtgtgttcatagagtaccagacagacagcagaggattgtgtttatctgtgtcaGAACCAGAATGTTCTTGATGGTGTTGAGACAACACCAAAAGTCATTTTGTTCAAGTTAATTGTTAAATTCAATTTGATACAACtcaaaaaaattgattttacaGCAAGTGTAAATAGTGATGAGACTCTTTCCTTTTCCTTGTCCTGATGGTTGCTCAGTTGACTTTGTGCTTGTTAGTTTGTTTTGGAAGGCTTTAAGTTGCATTAAGTTGCTCTGTATTCAAACATAACTTTTGTGTTTGATTCTAATTTATTTCTACACAACTACGGAAACCAAACCTTCCAAAAATTACAAGATCGATTGCTTAAAACAGTCTTTTGACGACGTAACAAATCCAATAAGACTATACTTGTGTGTCCCTCAGGTGAGGTCCGACAGGGATAAGTTTACAATCTACCTAGATGTCAAGCACTTCTCTCCTGATGACCTCAGTGTGAAAATCACAGACGACTACGTGGAGATCCAGGGCAAGCATGGAGAAAGACAGGTAGAgttcttcatctttatttaaatgtggagCAAAAATATGCAGATGAATGTGTCCTGTTGGGTTAATAACACTAAAAAATGCACTTAAATGATGCAGCTGTAGCAGCGAAGGTCATCTGTAAGTTTATTCAACCACAATTTCTGTTAAGTTATACCAAGACAACACTTTcaaggaaaatactgtatttttttactgCACATTTATTTGATAATGTTATTAAGTACTTAGTTCAatatatgtaatcaacaaaagtattatgatgttgtttttgattAAGTTAATCAAATGATTTTCCTTATCGAAATTGACAATTTGCCCAGTAGATAATCTACAGCAACAACTGCatcaatatttatatataatccATCCTATTCTACAGAACACTTTACTTTTGGCACTTTGggagttttaaaaatatatttgaaaagtCGCGATGATTCAATTATCAGTGGACATATTCCTAGAGGGAGTTCTCAGGTTGAAATATTATGTGTGCAAATTCATATTCACTAGTTCAGTGTTCTAAAATGGGGGGAAAAtgctccccctgctggacaaACTGAACAATTATCTGCAGCTCACTGTAAATGCTGAtatataaaataagataagatatataCTGTGTTATATGATAGCTAGAAGAATGTGTGCATGCCTTCATGTTTCTTTTGCGTTGAGTATTTTAATggtatttaattgtattttgtGTGACAAAAGAAAAGGTGATCAGACAACAACATATGACTGAAAGTTCAAAATATGAAACCTTAAATCCATAATATTGAGCAATGGATCATTTATATTAAATCTGTCATTTATAATGAACGTTTCCTTTATTCATTCCTAAATCTGCTGTTTTTCAGGACGATCACGGTTACATTTCTCGTGAGTTTCACCGCCGCTACCGCCTCCCTTCCAATACTGACCAATCAGCAATCACCTGCACCCTATCACCTGATGGCCTGCTGACTCTGACTGGTCCAAAGGTCATGGGGGGCAGCGAACCCAGTCGCACCGACCGTAACATCCCCGTCGCCCGTGACGACAAGACCAACGCCGCTGCCTCCTCTTAGAGGCCGACAGAAT from Antennarius striatus isolate MH-2024 chromosome 24, ASM4005453v1, whole genome shotgun sequence includes these protein-coding regions:
- the cryaa gene encoding alpha-crystallin A chain — its product is MDISIQRPWFRRNLSSAYPARLFDQFFGEGMFDFDLYPYTTSTISPYYRQSLFRSFLDSSNSGISEVRSDRDKFTIYLDVKHFSPDDLSVKITDDYVEIQGKHGERQDDHGYISREFHRRYRLPSNTDQSAITCTLSPDGLLTLTGPKVMGGSEPSRTDRNIPVARDDKTNAAASS